In Camelina sativa cultivar DH55 chromosome 16, Cs, whole genome shotgun sequence, a single window of DNA contains:
- the LOC109129624 gene encoding outer envelope membrane protein 7-like, producing MGDKSVEAHFPKLEKPTGKKQTATVVVGVLAVGWLAIELVFKPLFKKLSSPKDKPDSDNTTVPPPPSDAL from the coding sequence atggGGGACAAGTCAGTAGAAGCGCATTTCCCAAAGCTGGAGAAACCCACAGGAAAGAAACAGACAGCGACGGTGGTCGTGGGAGTGCTGGCGGTGGGATGGTTGGCGATAGAGCTCGTGTTTAAGCCATTGTTCAAGAAGCTGAGCTCACCAAAGGACAAACCCGATTCCGACAATACCACCGTTCCTCCTCCCCCGTCGGACGCCctttaa